From a region of the Kaistia sp. 32K genome:
- a CDS encoding alkene reductase — protein sequence MSDIWTPARIGSIDIANRLAMAPMTRSRAEADGTPGALAAQYYEQRAGLGLIIAEGTQPSADGQGYLTTPGIYTDAHVEGWKKIASAIHAQGSRLFIQLMHAGRTSHPDNTPHHRQAVAPSAVQPGGEIFTPTGMQSIPEPRALTIEEVRQTVDDFRNAARHAVDAGADGVEIHGANGYLVQQFLAPNANLRTDSYGGSLQNRARFAIEVATAVAAEIGADRVGIRLSPGATFGGLDEGAEGPDLYRYLVSELNKLGLAYVHLLHLGNEALLADIRSLWDQALILNRPGRKLEDVGSDVKSGIADLEAYGQFVLSTPDFVERLKSGAALNKPDNASFYGGGAEGYVDYPTLNETVSA from the coding sequence ATGTCCGACATCTGGACCCCGGCCAGGATTGGCTCCATCGACATCGCGAACCGTCTGGCGATGGCGCCGATGACGCGGAGCCGGGCAGAGGCCGATGGCACGCCCGGCGCGCTCGCCGCTCAGTATTACGAGCAGCGCGCCGGCCTCGGCCTGATCATCGCAGAGGGGACGCAGCCGTCCGCCGATGGTCAGGGCTATCTGACGACGCCGGGCATCTACACCGACGCCCATGTCGAGGGCTGGAAGAAGATCGCCTCGGCCATCCATGCGCAGGGATCGCGCCTGTTCATCCAGCTGATGCATGCCGGGCGGACGTCGCATCCCGACAACACGCCGCATCACCGCCAGGCCGTCGCCCCCTCCGCCGTGCAGCCCGGCGGCGAGATCTTCACGCCGACCGGCATGCAGTCGATCCCGGAGCCGCGCGCGCTGACGATCGAGGAGGTCCGGCAGACGGTGGACGATTTCCGCAATGCCGCCCGCCATGCGGTGGACGCCGGCGCCGATGGCGTCGAGATCCACGGCGCCAATGGCTATCTGGTGCAGCAGTTCCTGGCGCCGAACGCCAATCTGCGCACCGACAGCTATGGCGGCAGCCTGCAGAACCGCGCCCGTTTCGCGATTGAGGTGGCCACGGCGGTCGCAGCGGAGATCGGCGCCGACCGCGTCGGCATCCGCCTCTCCCCCGGCGCGACGTTCGGCGGCTTGGACGAAGGCGCGGAGGGCCCCGACCTCTATCGCTATCTCGTCAGCGAGTTGAACAAGCTCGGGCTCGCCTATGTCCACCTCCTGCATCTCGGCAACGAGGCGCTGCTGGCCGATATCCGCTCGCTCTGGGACCAGGCGCTGATCCTCAATCGCCCCGGCCGCAAGCTCGAGGACGTCGGTTCCGACGTGAAGTCGGGCATCGCCGATCTCGAAGCCTATGGCCAGTTCGTGCTCTCGACGCCGGATTTCGTCGAGCGGCTGAAGTCCGGCGCCGCCCTGAACAAGCCCGACAATGCCAGCTTCTATGGCGGCGGCGCCGAGGGCTATGTCGACTATCCGACTCTCAACGAGACGGTCAGCGCGTAG
- a CDS encoding ABC transporter permease, producing MTASSATAATPRAGLMARIVGTPSVGPLLVLLVFGTIFALTNPRFLASQNLSIILQQTVIIGTLAIGQTLIILTAGIDLAVGAIAVLGTIIAGKLVANGYDPVLSMAFAVLVCTAAGAAAGGLISGLKLPPFIVTLGILGILTAALRLISAGGAFPVRDAFLGWTGNSVKPFGFVITYGVMIMLLLYAVVWYLLNETKWGRHVYAIGNNPEAARLVGIPVRRHLLSVYVLAGLLYGIGAWLALGRIPNADPNSLQTANLDSITAVVIGGTSLFGGRGGLVGTLIGALIVGVLRNGLTLAGIDPLWQDLVTGVLVIVAVALDQMSRRRR from the coding sequence ATGACTGCTTCTTCCGCGACCGCGGCCACGCCGCGCGCCGGGCTGATGGCGCGCATCGTCGGCACGCCCTCTGTGGGCCCGCTCCTGGTGCTGCTCGTCTTCGGCACCATCTTCGCGCTGACGAATCCGCGCTTTCTCGCCAGCCAGAACCTCTCGATCATCCTGCAGCAGACGGTGATCATCGGCACGCTGGCGATCGGCCAGACGCTGATCATCCTGACGGCCGGCATCGACCTGGCCGTTGGCGCAATCGCCGTGCTGGGCACGATCATCGCCGGCAAGCTGGTCGCGAACGGCTACGATCCCGTCCTCTCCATGGCCTTTGCCGTGCTCGTCTGCACCGCGGCCGGCGCCGCGGCTGGCGGACTGATCAGCGGCCTGAAGCTGCCGCCCTTCATCGTCACGCTCGGCATTCTCGGCATCCTGACCGCCGCGCTCAGGCTGATCTCGGCCGGCGGCGCCTTCCCGGTCCGGGACGCGTTCCTCGGCTGGACCGGCAACAGCGTCAAGCCGTTCGGCTTCGTCATCACCTATGGCGTGATGATCATGCTGCTCCTCTACGCCGTCGTCTGGTATCTCCTGAACGAGACGAAGTGGGGCCGGCACGTCTACGCCATCGGCAACAATCCGGAGGCCGCCCGCCTCGTCGGCATCCCGGTGCGCCGCCATCTGCTCTCGGTCTATGTGCTCGCCGGCCTGCTCTACGGCATCGGCGCCTGGCTGGCGCTGGGGCGCATCCCGAACGCCGACCCCAATTCGCTGCAGACCGCCAATCTCGATTCCATCACCGCGGTGGTGATCGGCGGCACCAGCCTGTTCGGCGGACGCGGCGGCCTGGTCGGCACGCTGATCGGCGCCCTGATCGTCGGCGTGCTGCGCAACGGCCTCACCCTCGCCGGCATCGATCCGCTCTGGCAGGATCTCGTCACCGGCGTCCTCGTCATCGTCGCGGTCGCGCTCGACCAGATGTCCCGCAGGAGGCGCTGA
- a CDS encoding sugar phosphate isomerase/epimerase codes for MEIAYQLYTSRKALPLTGQFPFLKSIGYDHIEVWPGAYKEDPKGFRRALDEAGLDAPSVFIADPGEADDLQEWIAAAQILGGKTIVRPGLAPANRPAEADGWKRLAERLSKEAEIARAAGLNFAWHNHDFEFQPLADGSRPIDLIVGHSDPLVRLELDCGWVFQAGGDIETELKRFADRIIAIHAKDAAPLGTVEEDGWLAHGDGVIDWVALLPAIEASNAKLAVVEHDEPADWEYVAKRSYESLAQLFGGR; via the coding sequence GTGGAAATCGCATACCAGCTCTATACCTCGCGAAAAGCCCTTCCCCTGACGGGCCAGTTTCCGTTCCTGAAGAGCATCGGCTACGACCATATCGAGGTGTGGCCGGGCGCCTACAAGGAAGACCCGAAGGGCTTCCGCCGCGCCCTCGACGAGGCCGGCCTCGACGCGCCGAGCGTCTTCATCGCAGATCCCGGCGAGGCTGACGACCTGCAGGAATGGATCGCGGCGGCGCAGATCCTCGGCGGCAAGACGATCGTCCGCCCCGGCCTCGCCCCGGCCAATCGCCCCGCGGAAGCGGACGGCTGGAAGCGCCTCGCCGAGCGGCTCTCGAAGGAAGCCGAGATCGCCCGCGCCGCCGGCCTGAACTTCGCCTGGCACAATCACGATTTCGAATTCCAGCCGCTCGCGGACGGATCGCGGCCGATCGACCTCATCGTCGGCCATTCCGACCCGCTCGTCCGCCTCGAGCTCGACTGCGGCTGGGTGTTCCAGGCCGGCGGCGATATCGAGACCGAGCTGAAGCGCTTCGCCGATCGCATCATCGCCATCCACGCCAAGGACGCCGCGCCGCTCGGGACGGTCGAGGAAGACGGCTGGCTGGCGCATGGCGACGGCGTCATCGACTGGGTCGCCCTGCTGCCCGCCATCGAGGCGAGCAACGCCAAGCTCGCCGTGGTCGAGCATGACGAGCCGGCCGACTGGGAGTATGTCGCCAAGCGCTCCTACGAGAGCCTGGCGCAGTTGTTCGGCGGCCGCTGA
- a CDS encoding cupin domain-containing protein codes for MSDHHDHDHAHDHDHGHAERWKHDGVRVIKGDQLDPNTAQTPGMYRQAAINHARVGAQKIWAGTVAIEPNAKTGVHHHGALESVIFVVRGKARMRWGDRLEYVAEAGPGDFIFVPPYVPHQEINADPDNVLECVLVRSDNEAVVVNITDVDPVEKPEAVYWVDPIHSRPE; via the coding sequence ATGAGCGATCACCACGACCACGATCACGCGCACGACCACGATCACGGCCACGCGGAGCGGTGGAAGCATGACGGCGTGCGGGTCATCAAGGGCGACCAGCTGGATCCGAACACGGCGCAGACGCCGGGGATGTACCGGCAGGCGGCGATCAATCACGCCCGCGTCGGCGCGCAGAAGATCTGGGCGGGAACCGTCGCCATCGAACCCAACGCCAAGACCGGCGTGCATCATCACGGTGCGCTGGAGAGCGTGATCTTCGTCGTGCGCGGCAAGGCGCGGATGCGCTGGGGCGACCGGCTCGAATATGTCGCCGAGGCGGGACCCGGCGACTTCATCTTCGTTCCCCCCTATGTCCCGCACCAGGAGATCAACGCCGATCCGGACAATGTGCTGGAGTGCGTGCTCGTCCGCTCGGACAACGAGGCCGTCGTCGTCAACATCACGGATGTCGATCCGGTCGAGAAGCCCGAGGCGGTCTACTGGGTCGATCCCATCCATTCCCGCCCCGAATAA
- a CDS encoding carbohydrate kinase family protein, giving the protein MSEHRRGIVTGGTWCVDYNRVVTHWPEEDGMAEIVGEERHGGGSACNLAIDIKRLDPAMPVDTIGVVGSDEAGRYLVSLAEEFDIGTEQLTVTDAMGTQFCDAYVSRITHRRTHVYSVGAATLLTPEQFDFSATRARFLHLGLPGVHRQLDAPHGSDESGWVTVLKKARAAGLQTNLELASIERERLLALTLPCLPHLDFIIVNDHEIGALTGMATVQHGVTDIAACERAARAVLEKGAMSVVVVHCPAVAIAVSRDGRRLIKPSVAIPPELVVGANGAGDAFAAGMLYGLHEAWPLDDCVRLAHAAAAASLRSVSTTVTVESWRQCLDLARDWGWRSEPAGHRLEA; this is encoded by the coding sequence ATGTCCGAACATCGCCGGGGTATCGTGACCGGGGGCACCTGGTGCGTCGACTACAATCGGGTCGTGACGCACTGGCCCGAGGAAGACGGCATGGCCGAGATCGTCGGCGAGGAACGCCATGGCGGCGGCTCGGCCTGCAACCTGGCGATCGACATCAAGCGCCTGGACCCGGCCATGCCGGTCGACACGATCGGCGTGGTCGGGAGCGACGAGGCGGGGCGCTACCTCGTCTCGCTCGCGGAGGAATTCGACATCGGCACGGAGCAACTGACCGTGACCGATGCCATGGGCACGCAGTTCTGCGATGCCTATGTCTCGCGGATCACCCACCGCCGCACGCATGTCTACAGCGTCGGCGCGGCGACGCTGCTGACGCCCGAGCAGTTCGACTTCTCCGCGACCCGCGCGCGCTTCCTGCATCTCGGCCTCCCCGGCGTGCACCGCCAGCTCGATGCTCCGCATGGCAGCGACGAAAGCGGCTGGGTGACCGTCCTGAAAAAGGCGCGCGCGGCCGGGCTCCAGACCAATCTGGAGCTCGCGAGCATCGAGAGGGAACGACTGCTCGCGCTCACCCTGCCCTGCCTGCCGCATCTCGATTTCATCATCGTCAACGATCACGAGATCGGCGCGCTGACCGGCATGGCGACCGTCCAGCACGGGGTTACCGACATCGCCGCCTGCGAGCGGGCGGCGCGAGCGGTGCTGGAAAAGGGCGCGATGTCGGTTGTCGTGGTTCACTGCCCCGCGGTCGCCATCGCGGTCAGCCGCGACGGCCGGCGGCTGATCAAGCCGTCCGTCGCCATCCCGCCGGAGCTTGTCGTCGGCGCCAATGGCGCGGGCGACGCCTTCGCCGCCGGCATGCTCTACGGCCTGCACGAGGCCTGGCCGCTGGATGACTGCGTCCGCCTCGCCCATGCGGCCGCGGCGGCGTCGCTGCGCAGCGTTTCCACCACGGTCACGGTCGAGAGCTGGCGGCAATGCCTGGATCTCGCGCGGGACTGGGGATGGCGATCGGAGCCGGCGGGGCACAGGCTGGAAGCCTGA
- a CDS encoding ATP-binding cassette domain-containing protein gives MSPAPATRDATRGEVVLEARNITKHYGHLVALDGVDFELRAGEILAVVGDNGAGKSTLIKALTGAVRPDSGEILLDGQPVHFKGPLDARQRGIETVYQDLAVAPALDIASNLFLGRERRRSGIMGTLFRRLDKPGMRAEAERSMAELKFRLPSINSPVETLSGGQRQGVAVARAAVFARKLVIMDEPTAALGVRETGQVLELIKTIRDRGLPVVLISHNMPNVFELADRIHIMRLGRRAGVVSPKTHSMADVVAIMTGAVEL, from the coding sequence ATGTCGCCCGCTCCAGCCACCCGTGACGCCACCCGAGGCGAAGTCGTCCTCGAAGCGCGCAACATCACCAAGCACTACGGCCACCTCGTCGCCCTCGACGGCGTCGATTTCGAGCTGCGCGCCGGCGAGATCCTCGCCGTCGTCGGCGACAACGGCGCCGGCAAGTCGACGCTGATCAAGGCGCTGACCGGCGCGGTGCGTCCCGACAGCGGCGAAATCCTGCTCGACGGCCAGCCCGTGCACTTCAAGGGTCCTCTCGACGCCCGGCAGCGCGGCATCGAGACGGTCTACCAGGACCTCGCCGTCGCGCCGGCGCTCGACATCGCCAGCAATCTGTTCCTCGGCCGCGAGCGCCGCCGCAGCGGCATCATGGGCACCCTGTTCCGCCGCCTCGACAAGCCCGGCATGCGCGCCGAGGCGGAGCGCAGCATGGCGGAGCTCAAGTTCCGCCTGCCCTCGATCAACAGCCCCGTCGAAACGCTCTCGGGCGGCCAGCGGCAGGGCGTCGCCGTCGCCCGCGCCGCCGTCTTCGCCCGCAAGCTCGTCATCATGGACGAACCGACCGCGGCGCTCGGCGTGCGTGAGACCGGCCAGGTGCTGGAGCTGATCAAGACGATCCGCGATCGCGGCCTGCCGGTCGTGCTGATCAGCCACAACATGCCGAACGTCTTCGAGCTGGCCGACCGGATCCACATCATGCGGCTCGGCCGGCGGGCGGGAGTGGTCAGTCCCAAGACCCACTCCATGGCCGATGTCGTCGCCATCATGACCGGAGCGGTCGAACTCTAG
- a CDS encoding VOC family protein has translation MLGVVGLAHIAIKVKEEARTLAFYRDGLGFPEMFRLNHEDGRLWLAYLRISDTQYLEVFPEAEGDAASRPGTNGIDHICLQVEGIDEVAERVKANGIALCRWTQTPDGPALLPDPDAAPVLGQDGNRQFWIKDPDGIRIEFMEMAEGSLQDQAIRRLAQNAS, from the coding sequence ATGCTGGGCGTCGTCGGCCTCGCGCACATCGCCATCAAGGTCAAGGAGGAGGCGCGAACCCTCGCCTTCTACCGCGACGGCCTGGGATTCCCGGAGATGTTCCGGTTGAACCACGAGGACGGCCGCCTCTGGCTCGCCTATCTCCGGATCAGCGACACGCAGTATCTCGAGGTGTTTCCCGAGGCGGAGGGCGATGCGGCGTCGAGGCCGGGGACGAACGGCATCGATCACATCTGCCTGCAGGTCGAGGGGATCGACGAGGTGGCCGAACGCGTCAAGGCGAACGGCATCGCGCTCTGCCGCTGGACGCAGACGCCCGACGGACCGGCGCTCCTGCCGGACCCGGACGCGGCGCCCGTCCTCGGCCAGGACGGCAACCGGCAGTTCTGGATCAAGGATCCGGACGGCATTCGCATCGAGTTCATGGAGATGGCCGAAGGCAGCCTCCAGGACCAGGCGATCCGCCGGCTGGCGCAGAATGCAAGCTGA
- a CDS encoding LysR family transcriptional regulator produces MNLDDMEAFIAVVSNQSISQAAASLSLTQSAISKRIQSLERDLGVVLLDRTVKPPVPTAIGLDVYESSLKIGLEVEALRRTVAGRSSVTGGLRLGMTQAVCDVLLQDILQISHSHWPELSIQVTTGWANFIVDRLSDGQLDAGIVLMPSQKIFPANVVATSLAEVPMVVVASRNFAQKRSYRLSALHQPGWILNPDGCGFRAELQSAFAKRNLPFKVNLDTYARETQLEMVAAGMGLGLVPLPLLEASPHRANLVAIPVSDFSLRADLWLCHAAAPGDLAAPIQAFGARASAIFRKAARHPVSSEPEARP; encoded by the coding sequence GTGAATCTTGACGACATGGAAGCCTTCATCGCGGTTGTCTCCAACCAGTCGATCAGCCAGGCCGCGGCGTCGCTTTCCCTGACCCAGTCGGCGATCTCGAAGCGCATCCAGAGTTTGGAGCGGGACCTTGGCGTGGTCCTGCTGGACCGGACCGTGAAGCCTCCGGTCCCGACCGCGATCGGCCTCGATGTCTATGAGAGCTCTCTGAAGATCGGGCTCGAGGTGGAGGCGCTGCGCCGGACGGTCGCGGGGCGATCGTCGGTGACGGGGGGCCTCCGGCTCGGCATGACGCAGGCCGTCTGCGACGTGCTGCTCCAGGACATCCTGCAGATTTCGCACAGCCATTGGCCGGAACTCTCCATCCAGGTCACCACGGGCTGGGCCAACTTCATCGTCGACCGGCTCTCCGACGGGCAGCTGGACGCCGGCATCGTGCTGATGCCGAGCCAGAAGATCTTCCCCGCGAACGTGGTCGCCACGTCGTTGGCCGAAGTGCCGATGGTCGTCGTCGCGAGCCGGAATTTCGCGCAGAAGCGGAGCTACCGCCTTTCCGCCCTGCATCAGCCGGGCTGGATCCTCAACCCCGACGGCTGCGGTTTCCGCGCCGAATTGCAGAGCGCTTTCGCCAAGCGGAACCTGCCGTTCAAGGTCAATCTCGACACCTATGCCCGGGAGACGCAGCTTGAGATGGTCGCCGCCGGCATGGGCCTGGGCCTTGTGCCGCTTCCGCTGCTCGAGGCGAGCCCGCATCGCGCGAACCTCGTCGCGATCCCGGTGAGCGATTTCTCGCTGCGCGCCGATCTGTGGCTCTGCCATGCGGCCGCGCCGGGCGATCTCGCCGCGCCAATCCAGGCTTTCGGCGCCCGGGCGTCGGCGATCTTTCGCAAGGCCGCCCGCCATCCCGTTTCATCCGAACCCGAGGCAAGACCATGA
- a CDS encoding DJ-1/PfpI family protein, with protein sequence MTDNLDRRTLLALGTLLAASAAAPANAAEPQAGAAHMRSMMETPPDAPKVAMLVHPKMVALDLIGPMTVFKILRFDVQLVWKDKSPVSTDVGIPLVATHSFDECPGDLDILFVPGGTLGSVDCMNDPEVLAFLADRGARAKWVTSVCTGALVLAAAGLLKGYDATAHWAVADLLPLMGARHVDQRVVRDRNRMTGGGVTAGIDFALALAALMKGEEAARRVQLTIEYAPEPPFANGTPQEAGPERLAEARESRKWMDGQARLAAEAAAKRLGT encoded by the coding sequence ATGACGGACAATCTCGACCGCCGGACGCTGCTCGCGCTCGGAACCCTTCTTGCCGCCTCGGCGGCCGCTCCGGCAAACGCGGCGGAGCCGCAGGCCGGCGCCGCCCATATGCGCTCGATGATGGAGACGCCGCCGGACGCGCCGAAAGTGGCGATGCTCGTGCATCCCAAGATGGTGGCGCTCGACCTCATCGGGCCGATGACCGTGTTCAAGATCCTGCGTTTCGACGTGCAACTCGTCTGGAAGGACAAGTCGCCTGTCTCCACCGATGTCGGCATTCCGCTGGTGGCGACGCACAGCTTTGACGAATGCCCCGGGGATCTCGACATCCTGTTCGTGCCGGGAGGCACGCTGGGCTCGGTCGACTGCATGAACGATCCCGAGGTGCTCGCCTTCCTCGCCGATCGCGGCGCCCGGGCGAAGTGGGTGACGAGCGTCTGCACCGGGGCGCTGGTTCTCGCCGCCGCCGGCCTGCTCAAGGGCTATGACGCGACCGCGCATTGGGCCGTCGCCGATCTGCTTCCGCTCATGGGCGCGCGTCATGTCGACCAGCGCGTGGTGCGGGATCGCAACCGGATGACGGGCGGCGGCGTGACGGCGGGGATCGATTTCGCGCTGGCCCTCGCGGCGCTCATGAAGGGCGAGGAGGCGGCCCGGCGGGTGCAACTGACGATCGAATATGCGCCGGAGCCGCCCTTTGCCAACGGCACGCCGCAGGAGGCGGGTCCGGAACGGCTGGCGGAGGCGCGGGAGAGCCGCAAGTGGATGGACGGCCAGGCCCGCCTCGCCGCCGAAGCCGCGGCGAAGCGCCTGGGAACCTGA
- a CDS encoding PLP-dependent aspartate aminotransferase family protein, protein MSKTPPSNRPGFATRAIHEGYDPKDEKGALVPPVFMTSTYAFDTVEDGGAAFRGERNAYIYGRTKNPTQTVLESRLASLEGAEAAVATASGMSAISATFFSLFQQGDRILVHSRLYGNSFAFFGHLRDRFGFDIRLIDMTEPGELEAAAAEGAFKAVYFETPANPMLDIVDIEAVSALAHRHGAISIVDNTFATPYLQRPLEQGADLVLHSATKYLGGHGDLIAGIVAGSEAHVKQIRQIGLRVMTGATMAPLTAHLILRGLKTLELRMERHSSSALTLAERLSRHPAIAQVIYPGLAGTKGHAIASRQMSGYGGLIGFYVDGDYDRAAKLCNRLQLSTIAVSLGDAETLVQHPASMTHSTYPKEEREKLGLADNLIRVSVGLETAEDIVADFDAALAGLR, encoded by the coding sequence ATGTCCAAGACACCCCCTTCGAACCGACCGGGCTTCGCCACGCGGGCCATCCATGAGGGCTACGATCCGAAGGACGAGAAGGGGGCGCTGGTTCCGCCCGTGTTCATGACGTCGACCTATGCCTTCGACACCGTGGAGGACGGCGGCGCCGCCTTTCGCGGCGAGCGGAACGCCTACATCTACGGGCGGACGAAGAACCCGACGCAGACAGTGCTGGAAAGCCGGCTGGCGAGCCTGGAGGGCGCCGAGGCGGCTGTCGCCACCGCGTCGGGGATGAGCGCGATCTCGGCGACCTTCTTCTCGCTGTTCCAGCAGGGCGACCGCATCCTCGTGCACAGCCGCCTCTACGGCAATTCGTTCGCCTTCTTCGGCCATCTGCGCGATCGCTTCGGCTTCGACATCCGCCTGATCGACATGACGGAGCCCGGCGAACTGGAAGCCGCGGCGGCCGAGGGCGCGTTCAAGGCGGTCTATTTCGAGACGCCGGCCAACCCGATGCTGGATATCGTTGACATCGAAGCCGTTTCCGCGCTGGCGCACCGGCATGGGGCGATCTCAATCGTCGACAATACGTTCGCGACGCCATACCTGCAGCGCCCGCTCGAACAGGGCGCCGATCTCGTGCTGCATTCGGCCACCAAATATCTCGGTGGACACGGCGATCTCATCGCCGGGATCGTCGCCGGCAGCGAAGCGCATGTGAAGCAGATCCGCCAGATCGGCCTCCGCGTCATGACCGGCGCGACGATGGCGCCGCTGACGGCGCATCTCATCCTGCGAGGCCTGAAGACGCTGGAGCTCCGGATGGAGCGGCATTCCTCGTCCGCCCTGACGCTGGCGGAAAGGCTTTCCCGGCATCCGGCGATCGCCCAGGTGATCTATCCGGGCCTCGCCGGAACGAAGGGGCACGCGATCGCCAGCCGCCAGATGTCCGGCTATGGCGGCCTGATCGGCTTCTATGTCGACGGCGATTACGACCGGGCGGCCAAGCTCTGCAATCGCCTGCAATTGTCGACGATCGCGGTCAGCCTCGGCGATGCCGAGACGCTGGTGCAGCACCCCGCCAGCATGACGCACTCGACCTATCCGAAGGAGGAGCGCGAGAAGCTGGGATTGGCCGACAATCTCATCCGCGTCTCCGTCGGCCTGGAGACGGCGGAGGACATCGTCGCCGATTTCGACGCCGCGCTCGCCGGATTGCGCTGA
- a CDS encoding LysR family transcriptional regulator yields the protein MEQMDLEAVRLFVAVARQGGLNAASRETGVPKATMSRRIRQLEASLGTLLLERSGRRMRMTDDGRRLFDRAAPLLADLASAGAEISARDGEVRGTLRVSVPALLARSGIGAFATAFVKRYPQVKLEIDVDDRFVDPVAEGYDLVVRANPAADSDLVGKCFLRTEVELAAAPEIPLPTGQNEVVDAVILTATGGQASWTVLNEGGPLTVLPRETIRCSSMMLVYDAVLSGAGVALLPAWLIEPDLREGRLRAWGRVPNRHMEAWVLHTPAHLSRPKIRAFVDALVEAYRSGGNRG from the coding sequence ATGGAACAGATGGATCTCGAAGCGGTCCGGCTCTTCGTCGCGGTGGCGCGGCAGGGCGGGCTGAACGCGGCGAGCCGCGAGACGGGCGTCCCGAAGGCGACGATGTCCCGGCGCATCCGGCAGCTGGAGGCGAGCCTCGGCACACTGCTTCTGGAACGCAGCGGCCGCCGAATGCGGATGACCGATGACGGCAGGCGGCTCTTCGATCGCGCCGCGCCGCTTCTGGCCGACCTCGCCTCGGCCGGCGCCGAGATCAGCGCCAGAGACGGCGAGGTCCGGGGCACGCTGCGCGTCAGCGTCCCCGCTTTGCTCGCCCGGTCCGGCATCGGCGCCTTCGCCACAGCCTTCGTGAAGCGATATCCGCAGGTCAAGCTGGAGATCGACGTCGACGACCGCTTCGTCGATCCGGTCGCGGAAGGCTATGATCTCGTCGTCCGCGCCAACCCCGCCGCCGATTCCGACCTGGTCGGCAAATGCTTCCTGCGCACCGAGGTCGAACTGGCGGCCGCTCCGGAAATCCCCCTGCCCACCGGACAGAACGAGGTCGTCGACGCGGTGATCCTGACGGCGACCGGCGGCCAGGCGTCGTGGACCGTGTTGAACGAAGGAGGACCGCTCACTGTCCTCCCCCGCGAAACGATTCGGTGCTCTTCGATGATGCTCGTCTATGACGCCGTACTCTCCGGCGCGGGGGTCGCCCTGCTGCCCGCCTGGCTGATCGAGCCTGACCTGAGGGAGGGCCGGCTGCGCGCCTGGGGCAGGGTTCCCAATCGCCACATGGAGGCATGGGTCCTGCACACGCCGGCGCATCTCAGCCGCCCCAAGATCCGCGCTTTTGTCGACGCCCTGGTCGAGGCTTATCGCAGCGGGGGCAACCGAGGCTGA
- a CDS encoding LacI family DNA-binding transcriptional regulator: MSISTVSVALRDSSQVTAETLKRITDAAEAVGYTPNPVAQSLKAGRSRLIGVVIGSMQNPWFGDLMAGIEDTALEHHHLVTLSETKTDPQRERAIIDALTGQRVGGIIISPHLPSGEHLQFLATLKTPLVAIDHKIEALNTDFVGIDNQLATSMLTQHLLRLGHRRIAHIAGSSGLWTSEQRKKGFRDTLVAAGVDPDESLIVDGQYSGDVAYDQTMRLLTRPDRPTAIVAANSLMALGALQAINDLSFNCPEDISLATIDSVPWGNVIHPQLTVVVQPIAEIGQAAASFLLDRIQHRGPEPIPPREKIFVPKFITGRSCAPPPKA; encoded by the coding sequence GTGTCCATTTCGACGGTGTCGGTGGCGCTTCGGGACAGTTCCCAGGTCACCGCCGAGACGCTGAAGCGGATCACGGACGCCGCCGAGGCCGTGGGCTACACGCCCAATCCGGTGGCGCAGAGCCTGAAGGCCGGGCGATCGCGCCTGATCGGCGTCGTGATCGGCTCGATGCAGAACCCCTGGTTCGGCGATCTGATGGCCGGCATCGAGGACACCGCCCTCGAACATCATCATCTCGTCACCCTGTCGGAAACCAAGACGGATCCGCAGCGCGAGCGGGCGATCATCGATGCCCTTACCGGCCAGCGTGTCGGCGGCATCATCATCTCGCCGCACCTGCCGAGTGGCGAGCATCTGCAGTTCCTGGCGACGCTGAAGACGCCATTGGTCGCCATCGACCACAAGATCGAGGCGCTGAATACCGACTTCGTCGGCATCGACAACCAGCTCGCCACGTCGATGCTGACCCAGCATCTGCTCCGCCTCGGCCATCGCCGGATCGCGCACATCGCCGGAAGCAGCGGGCTTTGGACATCCGAGCAGCGCAAGAAGGGCTTCCGTGACACGCTTGTCGCGGCTGGCGTGGATCCCGACGAATCGCTGATCGTGGACGGCCAATACAGTGGCGACGTCGCCTACGACCAGACGATGCGCCTGCTCACCCGCCCGGATCGTCCGACCGCGATCGTCGCGGCGAACAGCCTGATGGCGCTCGGGGCGCTGCAGGCCATCAACGATTTGAGCTTCAATTGCCCCGAAGACATTTCGCTCGCCACGATCGACAGCGTGCCCTGGGGCAACGTCATCCATCCGCAGCTCACCGTCGTGGTGCAGCCGATCGCGGAAATCGGCCAGGCGGCAGCGAGCTTCCTGCTCGATCGCATCCAGCACCGGGGTCCCGAACCGATCCCGCCGCGCGAAAAGATCTTCGTGCCGAAATTCATCACGGGACGCAGCTGCGCGCCGCCGCCCAAGGCGTAA